In Risungbinella massiliensis, a single window of DNA contains:
- a CDS encoding M42 family metallopeptidase → MINWNRMKQLTQAAGAPGYENPVRSIMEQELSLLSENVISDHLGSIFGIKTGFAEGPKVMVAGHLDEVSFMVTGIRSDGLLVFNGLGGWWSQTLPSQRVQILTRSGKLIPAVISATPPHALSAEQRKKPIPMKKMFLDVGARSKEDVEEFGIRLGDVAIPDGPYQELEGGYRILSKAWDNRFGCGMSLELLEDLQDQVHPNVVYAGATVQEEVGVRGAATASNLVEPDVFFAVDVGPAAGDIPGKSDGFGKIGKGVLIRLYDRSMITSPQMRDFLLDTAEEENIPYQVFVSPGGGTDAGRVHLMSDGIPSAAIGICGRYIHSHSTIIDKEDAEATKVFLKALIKRLDKSVYETLLSR, encoded by the coding sequence ATGATTAACTGGAATCGGATGAAACAATTAACCCAAGCAGCAGGAGCCCCAGGGTATGAGAATCCTGTTCGCTCTATCATGGAACAAGAATTGTCTTTGTTATCGGAGAACGTTATATCAGACCACTTAGGCAGTATCTTTGGAATCAAAACAGGATTTGCAGAAGGCCCAAAAGTAATGGTAGCTGGGCACTTAGACGAGGTTAGTTTTATGGTAACGGGAATTCGCTCAGATGGTCTACTCGTTTTTAATGGATTAGGCGGTTGGTGGTCCCAAACGCTACCTTCTCAACGTGTTCAAATCCTCACTCGTTCAGGGAAGTTGATTCCTGCTGTAATTAGCGCTACTCCTCCTCATGCTCTTTCAGCGGAACAGAGGAAAAAACCGATTCCGATGAAAAAGATGTTCCTCGATGTAGGAGCACGCTCTAAAGAAGACGTAGAGGAATTCGGAATCCGTTTAGGAGATGTAGCTATTCCAGATGGTCCATACCAAGAGTTAGAGGGTGGATATCGGATTTTGAGTAAAGCATGGGATAACCGGTTTGGTTGTGGGATGTCATTAGAGTTATTAGAAGATCTTCAAGACCAAGTTCATCCAAATGTTGTTTATGCTGGGGCTACTGTACAAGAAGAAGTAGGAGTACGTGGAGCTGCTACTGCTAGTAATCTCGTCGAACCCGATGTTTTTTTTGCTGTCGATGTAGGCCCAGCGGCAGGTGATATTCCCGGTAAATCAGATGGTTTTGGAAAAATAGGAAAAGGAGTTTTAATTCGTCTTTATGACCGTTCCATGATCACCTCCCCTCAGATGAGAGATTTCCTCCTAGATACTGCAGAGGAAGAAAATATCCCGTACCAAGTATTTGTTTCACCTGGAGGCGGAACTGATGCAGGGCGAGTTCACTTGATGTCTGATGGTATTCCATCTGCTGCAATTGGAATCTGTGGCCGTTATATTCATTCCCATTCTACTATTATTGATAAGGAAGATGCAGAAGCAACCAAAGTCTTTTTGAAGGCTCTTATCAAGCGCTTAGACAAATCTGTTTATGAGACGCTTTTATCTAGATAA
- a CDS encoding flavodoxin family protein produces the protein MKMLVMNGSSRNHGNTEILTEHLLTGVPAYHVHLREHHIKPIVDQRHEDSGFHDVDDDYESIIQKVLEHDLLFFATPLYWYGMSGQLKNFIDRWSQSLRNKNYDLRSAMAQKEAFFLVVGGDQIHRKALPVIEQFYYICDFLHIKPLGYLIGQGTKPGEIIKDRRALAESKYWNKFFQDKLNG, from the coding sequence ATGAAAATGTTAGTAATGAATGGAAGTTCCCGCAATCATGGAAATACCGAGATTTTGACGGAACATCTTCTTACGGGAGTTCCAGCTTATCATGTACATCTACGCGAGCATCATATAAAGCCAATTGTTGATCAACGACATGAAGATTCTGGGTTCCACGATGTAGACGATGACTACGAAAGCATAATCCAAAAGGTATTGGAGCATGATCTCTTATTTTTTGCGACTCCGTTGTATTGGTATGGAATGTCTGGACAATTAAAAAACTTTATTGATCGCTGGTCCCAGAGCCTACGAAATAAAAACTATGATCTGCGGTCTGCTATGGCCCAAAAAGAAGCTTTTTTTCTTGTGGTTGGCGGAGATCAGATTCATCGAAAAGCATTACCAGTGATTGAACAGTTTTATTATATTTGTGACTTTCTCCATATCAAGCCTTTAGGTTATTTGATTGGTCAAGGAACCAAGCCAGGTGAAATAATTAAAGATCGCCGTGCACTAGCGGAAAGTAAATATTGGAACAAGTTTTTTCAAGATAAGTTGAATGGATAA
- a CDS encoding TetR/AcrR family transcriptional regulator: MKKLKEKSFERKAELFEAALDEFTSKNYKEASLNNIIKNAGISKGTFYYHFQDKQDLYLFLLESASKSKWEFVRNRINENIEDYEGKDIFERFKSQGRIGVEFAMTFPKYHQLSKMFMKEKGNKIYDIAKATLGSNTEKLLEEMIKKAIKNGDFKEEFSEDFLIRTISYLFVHFDEIFYMEEDLEFQRMIMNLDHYVDFMRRGLGK, from the coding sequence ATGAAAAAGTTGAAGGAGAAGTCATTTGAAAGGAAAGCAGAACTATTTGAAGCAGCATTAGATGAATTTACATCAAAAAATTATAAAGAAGCCTCACTAAATAACATTATAAAAAATGCAGGTATCAGCAAAGGTACTTTTTATTATCATTTTCAAGATAAGCAGGATCTTTATCTATTCTTGTTGGAGTCAGCCTCTAAATCAAAATGGGAATTTGTACGTAACCGAATTAACGAAAATATAGAAGACTATGAGGGAAAGGATATTTTTGAAAGGTTTAAATCCCAAGGAAGGATTGGTGTAGAATTTGCTATGACTTTTCCTAAGTATCACCAATTAAGCAAGATGTTCATGAAAGAAAAGGGTAACAAAATTTATGATATAGCAAAGGCTACATTAGGAAGTAATACAGAAAAATTGCTTGAAGAAATGATAAAGAAAGCAATAAAAAATGGTGACTTCAAAGAAGAATTTTCCGAGGATTTTCTTATAAGGACTATAAGTTATCTGTTTGTTCATTTTGATGAGATATTTTATATGGAAGAGGATTTGGAGTTTCAAAGAATGATAATGAATCTTGATCATTACGTTGACTTTATGAGAAGAGGATTAGGTAAATAG
- a CDS encoding ABC transporter ATP-binding protein: protein MRFPVKKFFSYYKPYLMLFLSVLACAFIVSSVTLVFPLLVRYITKDVLEGDLSTALSEVYWIGGLMLVLVAVQNIGNYFVDYKGHEIGARMERDLRSELFAHMQKLSFSFYDKEKTGQLMSRITNDLLLLSELYHHGPEDYIKYLVRFIGAFIILFHINTPLTIAVFCFLPFLGVFTLYFNKMLNKALRRNKERIGDVNAQVEDSLSGIRVVKSFANEQVEVEKFNRENNRFLNSRKNTYKAEAFLYNIFETIIQLITITVIIFGSTNIVNNTLDLADLITFLLYISFMIEPIQKLTHMSTQLQEGITGFQRFIEIMNLKPAIENKPNAITLPEVHGEIEFKQVSFRYEDHLDNVFINLSLHVQPGEYVALVGPSGAGKTTLCSLIPRFYDVTDGELLLDGIDVRDIDLQSLRNNIGIVQQDVYLFTGTVMENIRYGNPVASEEEIIAAAKHANAHDFIMSLPNGYHSEIGQRGVKLSGGQKQRLSITRVILKNPRVLILDEATSALDNESESIVKESLELLAKGRTTIVIAHRLSTIRNAGRIMVLTEDGIVEQGTHDMLLASDGVYAHLYSKQFE, encoded by the coding sequence ATGCGTTTTCCAGTAAAAAAATTTTTCTCCTATTACAAACCATATTTAATGCTGTTTCTTTCGGTATTGGCATGCGCTTTTATCGTATCTAGTGTGACTTTAGTGTTTCCGTTGCTCGTTCGATATATTACAAAAGATGTTCTCGAAGGAGATTTGTCCACTGCGCTAAGTGAAGTGTATTGGATTGGTGGACTGATGCTTGTTTTAGTCGCAGTCCAGAACATCGGGAACTATTTTGTGGACTACAAAGGTCATGAAATCGGTGCTCGTATGGAACGAGATCTGCGTAGCGAGCTATTCGCACATATGCAAAAGCTTTCCTTCAGCTTTTACGATAAGGAAAAGACAGGTCAGCTTATGTCTCGGATTACAAACGATCTGCTACTGCTATCCGAACTATACCACCACGGTCCAGAAGACTACATCAAATATCTCGTACGGTTTATTGGAGCATTTATTATCTTGTTCCATATTAACACCCCATTAACGATCGCAGTTTTCTGTTTTCTACCGTTTTTAGGTGTCTTTACATTGTATTTTAATAAGATGTTGAACAAGGCATTAAGAAGAAACAAAGAGCGAATTGGGGACGTAAACGCACAGGTAGAAGATAGTCTGTCGGGAATCCGGGTAGTAAAATCGTTTGCCAACGAGCAAGTAGAGGTCGAGAAATTTAACCGTGAGAATAATCGTTTCCTCAACAGTCGAAAAAATACGTACAAGGCTGAAGCATTCTTGTACAATATTTTTGAAACAATTATCCAACTAATTACGATTACGGTAATCATCTTTGGTAGCACCAATATCGTTAACAACACATTAGATTTAGCAGATTTGATTACTTTTTTATTATATATCAGCTTTATGATTGAACCGATTCAAAAACTGACTCATATGAGTACACAGCTTCAAGAAGGAATTACTGGCTTCCAGCGCTTTATAGAAATCATGAATCTGAAGCCAGCAATCGAAAACAAACCAAATGCTATCACCTTGCCAGAAGTACATGGTGAAATTGAGTTTAAGCAAGTTTCTTTTCGTTACGAAGACCATTTGGACAATGTCTTCATAAACCTGTCGCTTCATGTACAACCAGGAGAGTATGTTGCGTTAGTGGGTCCGTCTGGTGCGGGAAAAACTACATTATGCTCACTCATTCCTCGCTTCTACGATGTAACAGATGGGGAGTTGTTACTAGATGGTATCGACGTCCGTGATATCGACCTACAGTCACTTAGAAATAACATCGGAATAGTACAGCAAGATGTTTATCTTTTTACGGGAACGGTGATGGAAAATATCCGTTACGGAAATCCGGTAGCGAGCGAAGAAGAAATAATCGCGGCAGCCAAGCATGCCAATGCTCATGACTTTATCATGAGTTTGCCAAACGGCTACCACTCTGAGATCGGTCAACGAGGTGTCAAACTATCTGGTGGGCAAAAGCAGCGACTAAGTATCACTCGTGTAATCTTAAAGAATCCACGAGTGCTTATTTTAGATGAGGCTACCAGTGCACTAGATAACGAGAGTGAAAGCATCGTCAAGGAATCTCTGGAATTGTTAGCTAAAGGACGGACGACTATCGTAATTGCTCATCGCCTTTCTACTATTCGCAATGCGGGGCGGATTATGGTACTAACGGAAGATGGCATTGTGGAACAAGGTACGCACGATATGTTACTTGCAAGCGATGGAGTATATGCACATCTGTATTCCAAGCAGTTTGAATAA
- a CDS encoding GAF domain-containing protein encodes MISDLFSLFEKLDKSGGWFFQFLSYFFAGVLITVFVVYVIRLWKGEINWLGQPTQELIEGEGTSELVASHELLRKELEAATEQLALAQEEAQMLKSLYDELDQKYDDETYSTSQIMYAASEVSLALYDQPNFLKNRDDVYDNLLDYLINTLKDFREKSPRIVIHVKHPNQEGLLVHFTHSSGFTHRVKEYMPPIFGSAAGRAWRTQDLYYIPDVESSEYEYERKARSSRAYRTLVSVPISAGTEPDSCIGVLSLTGTPVNAYEKIELERVVLFTKLLFPLILTEVRNPEVNNHSEMGTEKGS; translated from the coding sequence ATGATATCAGATCTATTTAGCCTATTTGAAAAGTTAGATAAGAGCGGGGGATGGTTTTTTCAATTTTTAAGCTATTTTTTCGCTGGGGTTCTTATTACAGTCTTTGTTGTTTATGTAATCCGTTTATGGAAAGGTGAAATTAACTGGTTAGGACAGCCAACTCAAGAATTAATCGAGGGTGAAGGAACGTCTGAACTTGTAGCGAGTCATGAGTTATTACGAAAAGAGCTTGAAGCAGCGACGGAACAACTTGCACTAGCACAAGAAGAAGCACAAATGCTAAAGAGCCTATATGACGAACTCGATCAAAAATATGATGATGAGACGTATTCGACTTCTCAGATTATGTATGCAGCCTCAGAGGTATCCCTCGCCTTGTATGACCAACCTAACTTTCTAAAAAACCGAGATGATGTCTATGATAATTTGTTAGATTATTTAATTAATACGTTAAAAGATTTTCGTGAGAAAAGTCCGCGAATTGTCATACACGTAAAACACCCCAATCAAGAAGGACTTCTCGTTCATTTTACACACTCTAGTGGATTTACTCATCGAGTAAAAGAATATATGCCACCTATTTTTGGTAGTGCAGCAGGGAGAGCATGGCGAACGCAAGATCTCTATTACATTCCAGATGTAGAATCTTCAGAGTATGAATACGAGCGCAAGGCTAGATCTAGTCGTGCATATCGTACTTTGGTCTCAGTTCCCATTAGTGCAGGAACGGAACCAGACTCATGTATTGGAGTATTGTCCCTAACGGGAACACCAGTAAATGCATATGAGAAAATAGAGCTGGAGCGAGTGGTACTGTTTACAAAGCTGCTATTTCCGCTTATCTTGACAGAGGTCAGAAATCCGGAGGTGAACAATCATTCTGAAATGGGTACCGAAAAAGGTTCGTGA